A window of Glycine soja cultivar W05 chromosome 13, ASM419377v2, whole genome shotgun sequence genomic DNA:
aattttaaaatgattatttaaaaattaataattttatctttcatgataatttataattggatgataatataaaaaatattttatattgtccATGTAtgttaattaaacttttttatgtatttttattggtCTCTAATCAAAATTAAGTTTTACCTTTGATAAcctatctaataattaattcaactctaTAGTACTTAAATTAGTAAGATAACACTCTAATTTTAATTGGAGAACAATACTTAAGGATTACTGAgatattacattttaattttatccttatTTATATCAGTTGGtggaatgatatttttaaatgataaacattgacaaaaaaaaaatggacgaTTGTAACTGACACGTCGTTAAAGTATAAAATGGTATAATGTAGCAGGTAAAAATAAAAGTGGGAGGCAAGTTCTAAAAGATATATTACACCGGTTCTTATATAAATTGATGCACATGTGCTCATTTTACATATGTTCAAATAAGAAACTAtgtaaaatagtaattttaaaccGCCAAAACTTGCAACTGACGGGATCAGCTCCaattggatgaaaatgatacaattgtattgtttttaataattaaaggatctgattaattgattttttttaagaattaaacgatccaattaaatttttatcaataattaagagactaattatataattaagcctCATGATTATGAGTGTTGCTATATTCTTGTAATGGGTGTTGGTTTGGATTTTTTCATcccagaaatataaaaaaaatatttatctaaataatatatcccaaaaaatatatgtatctatgatacattttattattgataGTGAGAGATCGGTCCCTTCTACATCAATTTCTTACTTGCATTTATTAAAACATACCTAATTTctaaactatattttaattttttttaacacacgaAATCGGCCCCTGGAAAATCTATTTCTAAACAtgcctttttttataaaaaaaactcaattcaaaaaatgatttgagttttttttatttggtttattattttttgtttttaaaaattttccttctttttaacccattgtggtaattttttttacggtaACCCTAAAGAAAACCCTAAAAACTGATTCAGAAGGGGTTGCATCAAGTATCAAGAGGGAGAATGTTTTCAAAAGCTATTTGGAGCTACAAGATTTTGGTCAGCAGGCTAGAAATGCTTATTTACAAGATATAGGTTCTTCATTGGAGATTCAAAATTGAACAGAGGAATCTAATGTAAGTTGTCCTGCAGTTGATGAAAATGAACAAGAGAGCATTGCAATATCTAAAAACGGTGATGAGTTATCACCTCATAGTGGTTTTACTTCTTCTAATGGCCATAGATCTCTGAGAAAAATGCATCAGGAAAAATTGAAACTGCTTTTGGCTCTCATTCTATTACTATTTGATACTAAACAAAATGATGAACATGTTGACAAGTCAATATAAAATGATGAGTTAGATGAGAGTCAACAAATCCCTGCACTCAAAGATGTTAGGGCTACAAGTGAGGTGGTGGAGCCTCAAATAGAAACTTCAAATAAAGGGGATCAAAGCCATTTGGGTTTGGATAAGACCAATGCTGCAAATGATTTGCACTTGAATTCTGcaattatttattcaatattaaTGCGTTGTTTATTTACTTTCATTTATCTTATAATTTGCAGGATTTGAGATCTCCCTTTGTGGTCATGAACTTAAGGTGGGCATGAGTTCAATAGCTGCTGCTGAAGGGCAAAATCACCAAATTGGGTcccttttacaaattaattatcaaaatgggtctgtttcatttttatttaccaAGGGGGTCTGTTATTTTACTACAAAGCGCTTACCTGAGGGGCGCGTTCCACCAGAACGCGACACGTGGTGTGACATGACAGGACGATGGGACAGGGGTGGAAGTGGTGGCCTGCCAGGCACGACCACTAGTGGTCGCGCCTGGGGCCCCACCACTACTGGTAGCGCCTGGCAGGCCACCACTAGTGGTCGTGCCTGGCAGGCCACCACTTCCACCCATGTCCCATCGTCCTGTCAAGTCACGCCACGTGTCGCGTTCTGGTAGAACGCGCCCCTCAGGTAAGCGCTTTGTAGTAAAATAACAGATCCCCTtggtaaataaaaatgaaacagacccattttgataattaatttgtaaaaaggaCCCAATTTGGTGATTTTGCCGCTGCTGAAGTGTTTGAAGCACATTGCATATCTGTCGTTGACGTGCCTCTTAGACGTTGACATGTGTGAGTCAACGTCACTTGCTAACGATTAAAGTTCAATTGTGGCTTGAGGGACCAACattatatgattttaataaatacgagaacaaaatttataaattaatttatctggggataaaatccaaaattaaagacaaaatgggagataaaaaatttgcaattttcccttaactttattaaattaaattaaatataaaataataaaaatttatgtgaCACGTCATGTGAAAAGTATATTGGCTCCGTCGTGTATGACTGACATGTGAAACTATCATACACGTCATAGGCTTTGAACGAAGACCTCCCATAAACCTTTTTTTGAAGTTTCAGGtgaacataatattttttggcATTGGTTggaaaattcatatatatttgaggatgtctaaaatatttaagcctatttaattttagtattttgattCGTTCTTGTTGAAAACGCCCCCATCCCCTTCCGTTCCCATTTCCGAGGTTGTTGCCGGCCACCCCAATTCACGCCattatcttctttctttctttttttcttgtgtttgtgtgtttctTCAAAATTCACAATCACAATCCTCACAGTCCTCCATTCATTTCTGAAATTCCCAATATTCACCAATTCAAAACCTTTGATCATTTGATCTTttcacccttttcttctttgcTCGCAACATTCACAATTTGGGTGCTCCTTCTGTTTCTTCTCTCACCATTGGACCGTATAATCTGCAATTTCTTCAATTGACAAAAGCAACGGGAGTTGGGTTCCAACGGAATGATGGTACGTAtggttaatgaaaaattcaagcTTTTTTAGTTGGGTATTGTTTTCTTAGCACCGTTACTGTTCTATCTGTATTGGGTTTTGTGCTTAATgttgaatggaaaaaaaaaaactgaaatttagAGATAAGGCGTCTTTGGGAGCACATCATATACATATTCTTCTGTTTAGAACAGGCATTCACTTGTATGTAACTGAGTGAAGAATAAAGAAGTATGTTTTTCATTAATGAtcttatagtgtgtttggatggggtAGTTTAGATGgggaattcattttttcaaagaatttgATATTGGAATCAGTTTGAATTCATTTGATATTTGAAGTGAATATTTTGGTCAATGATGTGGAATATGTTTCCTTTTTGGATCAATGTTTGTGTGATACAAGAATATGAGATTgaataagacaaaaaaaaatgtgagtgaTCCCTGCTCCGGTGGTGCTTGGGTGAGAAGATATGAGCGTGTGCtagtcttttatttatttgttttttgcttGAGCAATGTGTGaaagaaaattatgaatatgaaagagagaaaaacagttTTCTTTTACTGTAGTGCACCTATGCATGTTCTACTATGAAGAAAAATTAGTGTTAGCTGTATAGATGAATGAATCACTGTAGTTCTTGAATATTGGGAAAAATCAGTGTTGTTGAAACTAAGTACTTTTACATAATTGGTGTAATTGTCAAATTTCCTTCTAACTTCACCTAAATTTTGTTACTTTCTGAAACTGAAGAATATGAAAGAGGGAAAagtagtgttttttttcttttttgtaccaATCATATTTGGAGGGGCATGGATTTTTAGAATGGAACCTTAAGTTAGTACTTTGGTTCATAAAAGGATTGAAATTAACAGGTCTGTTTGTGTTTTTTGCTACTCTAGATACATTCAATTATGCTTTACCATCCTCTTTTCTATCATGTATTTTTTGCTTATAATAAGGTGTAAATCACCTAACCATCTAATAATTATTTCTGGGTATTAGGATTGGTAAgtagagggcgagccctggtgcagcggtaaagttgtgccttggtgacttgttggtcatgggttcgaatccggaaacagcctctttgcatatgcaagggtaaggctgcgtacaatatatccctcccccataccttcgcatagcgaagagcctctgggcaatggggtacgaagtttttattAGGATTGGTAAGTagttattctattatttttattatgtccACATGTTAAGTATGCcttgaaaaatttaataaaacacaGTAGCATACATGGCTGCAGAACATGCTATTAAGTATTATACGTGATgctacaatttttattttaatagattttgatTTTTGCTATTGGAGAACTTTTGAGAGTGAATTCTGTAGTTCAATGTATTCTGTGTTAGATGACAGAATGCTTAATTAGTGAATAAGGGGGCTTAGATGTTAAGAATCTATTCTGGCAATCTTTGAAAGTATTACTGTTGGAAGAGGACTCCCCCCTCCCCCCCTGCAAAAAATACATTTACTTTTTATCTGTGCATCAGTCTATGGCATCTAGTACCTGTATCAATTTTAGGCTACCAATGTTTTAGGATTCTATTTTTCGTTAAGCTCAAATCAATCAAAGGGGCAATGCATTAACACCTAACTTATAGACACATACCAAAATACACATTTTTTGCTTATGCATGACACATGGGACAATATCACCACAGCATAAATCACATCCCTTTGTTCTTCAATCCTTGGCCTTTTAATGCTCATTAATCATCCAACCAGCAGTGCACTTGATATTAGTCTATATCTCACTAGGGGTTTCACTTTCATGTatgatttgaaaaatattttattgatatattttgttCTTTAGTAATTTTCTGGTTTCTTGATGTTAGAGAGAACTCTTTGATtcttagaaaaattatttaaagattcCCAATGATcaacaaaaacaattttttttcattcccaaGAAACACGATTCCCAGGATTCACGATTCCCAAGAATCATGATTCCCGGGCATACAAAAATTTCTCCCCTACCAAACTACACTCCCTACACTTTCTCCCCTATAACATGTCCTCCACTATCTTTCCCATCATGGCAGAATATTCCTCTCCAATCTCCTCTTGCCATGTAGACATTCTCTTATAAACATGGGTTAAAGGCCCAACATTCACAATATGCTAACATTGTCTAATGGTTGAGtattagggctgttcatgttttCAAAATGGGATATTTAGACTGAcccatttatttttcaaatgttttttgttttatgtcTGATTTTCCAAAGTATAGATCAACTAACTAGACAGTAACCACACACACCCTTCAGTCCTTCACGAGGCATGATGAGGAGCCTGTGGCTGCATATCTAAAGTGAATGAAGAACCCTAATATCCAGACTGCAATCTCATTTGCTATGAACCCTAATTGACTAAGCAGCGAAACCTAATCCTCCTTTCCACGGCCTCATTTGCGACAAATCCCAATCCTGCTACATGCATTGTCAGATTGCTCTGGTAACAGCTTATGTTCTCCTTCAATTTTGTCTTTGATTCTTTGTGATTCAATCTCCGACTCCccttgtgacaccctctacccctcacatatatattaataaaggaataaaaattcaaatattaattaaaagtatttttaaaacatttttaaatacaagcttttcaaatggataaaaggctcacattcactttcttctacatcatattcaaatttgtccaaataaataataaagtcatctcgactcaaagaaaatcatataagtccaatacaattaatatagaacctatatcctaatgtcacatcctatcagagcgtggtgttcccgtgtcctctagcatgaggttcttcttagtcatccacctattcatctgctcccccgaacacaagttcaagatcatcacaggatccaaacacaacaacacacagggagtgagttatcacattcctagctaatagagaaacaagataattaaatatacatattatataaatgagataccacttgcttaaacatagctcacgtaacttcactacttcatcattcaaaattcacttttcaattatcaatcacattacacaagaatcccacacttcgatcaagatataataacacatcaattagcaagcatatgcaatagttatgctaagactcaatcctatatgcaatgtggtaccatgtcagtgaaaaaccaccctggggcgcttaggagtacataacaagacacaccacacaatgggtttgtcaggtcactctcactaagtaagatcatagggagaccagtcagggtcacgatgtttttgcgagaatgctccaaccatatgagatcagcataggcttaaaggagcactcaaacccggtgacccccaaggcctacactccgaagagtccgtcagggcctctccctcctgattcaggtccaacccctaaaataattttttacatgcagacactgctcatgaattatacaatacccacgaccttacactcgtgttttaaacacgttcaacacaatcgCACTATGATTTAACACTggctcctaaataggaaacctacattttctctataacactgcgcatcaacgcttttctcaagataacactggtcgggttattgtacaattcatagcttacaacacaagtaatttcacatcaagtgttaactacacacttatccacaactagaactcattcacaatttcacttctcatagtgtgacaatccaccatcacatgtttacacgtatctcacaaattaacacatgttaaactttacacttatactcaatctcaataacaatattataatctcaaagcaacatattcttctacaattcatcacatactcacaatttgaatcatcatttcatatcctcaatataacaatttatataaaacactatcacaacattaggactaaaaccccttaactaatattacacaattatatcaaaatcataggtcaaaatatacaaatatcaagaacacaatttatcaagcaattttcattaggacatcaatattttatttataatcataaaggaaaaattgcaatttaataaacatctcaaaataaaaccccaatttaatcctctaaggatccctacacatgttctcactaatccccaactgtgaataactcatcccttacctctgagcggactcacgtgtcttcagccagggaTAGCAACATCTTTAGCGGTTCCCTGAAATTctttcagttattcctccgactgctccgatagaattcccaaacgtcagagagacggagaagagattgaaacctccacttatactgtcttcatgcgattcctttttctccctccactaatattatctcgcaaatcccaacggtggaagcgtgcggaattgaatttcgaacaacatatccaaatttcacaataatccaacggttatcgaaaccgggatcgtagttttaccaagacagctctgggtttctgcgggaaagaaaaaggctacaatgcgaagggtgtttctctcagttcagacatgatatcaaaattcccaacggtgagaatgctcggaattctGTTtcgaacatgatactcaaatttcacgacgatccaacggtgaacgggttcgagatcgtcgtttttctgagactggtttggtgggctgcgggaaaaagaaagggttttgagaggagaaggggaaaaacgaaaatgaggccaaaaggaggcagctgacttaacataactatttatacctagggtactcagcctattatttgctctatatttatttatttatttatttattttactaaaaagctttttaaatttatttacgaaaaattgggatgttacaccccttttgatatttttgtttgtttttaggcAAACCAGTGGATTCTCactgtttttatttgttaatattacgCTTATGGGTTATGGCAGAGCAAACTGTAATCTCGTGTACATTTTATTCTGATATTGCATACTTGTTGTGTATGCTTTAGATTAAATGAGCAAATACTGCAACTGTGTAtggaaaacttatttattatttttttcaataatttaaaatgataatcatAATGACacaattttttggtttttgcaTTTCTATTTTTCAGGTTTTCCTCATTGTGATGTTTAGGGAAGCCAGCTAGTTCATTTGTCTTTTTGTTTGAGAGAGCTAATTTGTGGTTTTGaatggaaaagaaaagattagATGACTATGAACCAGGTCCTGTTCCTTCACCAAGAGCATTAGATAGATTTGGGTTTGTAAAACAGGATGTTAATACTTCTGAAGGCTTATTCAAGAATAGAGCAGCCTATGAGTATGAgaggtatttttgtttttcacctGTTGATTTGTGTTTTTCTGTGTTTTAAGCATGAATGAGTATATAAAATATGGCCAGTGATTTTACCTGTATTACCATTTACCTCTCATCAGATATAGGGAGGAGAGAAGGGTTAGAAAATGGAGGAAGATGATTGGGGTTGGTGGCAGTGACTGGAAGCATTATTTAAGGAGAAAACCTCATGTTGTTAAAAGGCGTATAAGGAAAGGAATTCCTGATTGCTTAAGGGGCCTTGTTTGGCAATTGATATCTGGAAGTCGAGACCTGTTGCTGATGAACCCTGGAGTTTATGAggtaatgaatttaatttatactttgaaaaattgagatatattttgtagaataaattttaagatatgAACAGTGATTCAATGCTTGTCTATCGTTTGTTATGGttctataaatattaattaaagaatattcATCCTTTTAATTTGCACATCtttcgttttttattttatcactgTATGTATTTGTGTTTGCTGTCAGTCCCATCATCATGGTTTATATGCTGGGTGTTTTAAGTTGAACAATATTTGTCATCGTAATAAATAGCTTATAGACTATCTTGAATATGGATGTGTACATTATTTGAAGttatttgatcaaatttaatttggCTGTTCCAATGAAATCCTAGTCAGGAGTTGTTTCCTaaaagaatcattttttttataatgaggTTTCCTCCTTTACTTTTTGAAATTATCTTGGGTTTTAATACCCTACTATTCCACGTTTTGGAGTCTGCATTGACAAGACATTATACCTATTGCAGCAACTAGTCATATACGAGACATCTGCCTCTGAACTGGATATAATTCGAGATATTTCTCGAACCTTCCCTTCACATGTATTCTTCCAACAGAGACATGGACCTGGGCAGCGGTCCCTCTACAATGTTCTAAAAGCTTACTCTGTCTTTGACAGAGATGTAGGCTATGTTCAGGTTTTACTCAGGAACCCATCACCTTTCTGTGCTTGTTACAAAGTATTTCATAATATTGATCATTTTAAAACTACAGGGGATGGGGTTTTTAGCGGGACTTTTGCTTCTTTATATGAGCGAGGAGGATGCATTTTGGTTGTTGGTGGCATTGCTAAAAGGAGCCGTTCATGCTCCAATGGAGGGCTTGTATCTGGTAGCTATTTTGTTTCATGCATTTATTTGTTTCGATTATTGATGGTGTCAATGTATTATCCTTGCCTTATATAAGATACATATTCTATGAGGAAAGAACTGGATATGTATTAAATTGCTCGTTTCTTGTTAATATTATATACTATTTGATGATAATAACTCTCAGCAAAATTACTGTTTTTTGACTGCAGGCAGGATTGCCTCTGGTACAGCAATACCTCTTTCAATTTGAATGCTTGGTGAGGGAGCATCTACTGAAGTTGGGAGAACATTTTTCGAACGAAATGATAAATCCTAGCATGTATGCTAGCCAGTGGTTCATAACTGTTTTTTCGTACTCCTTTCCATTTCATTTGGCTCTTCGAATTTGGGATGTCTTTCTCTATGAGGTTAGCTATGCTTTCCATTTGAAGAACCATTTATTGGTTAGAAATATGGACCTATAATGATGACTTTCTTATCCTTCCAGGGTgttaaaattgtctttaaagtTGGCTTGGCCCTATTAAAGTACTGCCATGATGACTTGGTTAGTATCATGTGACCTTGTGACCCGTGTCTTTTATAAACCAAAGCAAATTTCTGCTCactgtttctgttttttttttatcagattaAACTACCTTTCGAAAAACTCATATATGCCTTGAAAAACTTCCCCGAGGATGCAATGAATCCAGATACATTGTTACCACTGGCTTATTCTATCAAGGTTCTCGTCCTTTCtctgcattttaattttttcacttaaaaaactGTGTTATGGACTATGAATGATATGAATTGGAGCAGGATGCACGTTTTCCTTCACTTCGTAACTTCCGCATACATTTTATTTGTCAAATCCAaagttacttttaaaattaaatgttacaTAATCTGTTACTTTTAAATCTCGTATTTATTGATGTAGTTGATCAAGTGATGTTAATTGTATTACGGATACATTCTCCTAAAAGTTGGTCTTGTTCCAAGATATCAAACTACATTAAATCCATGTGTAGAAAATGTGTCTCCATTTAGTTTTTTTGCAGAGTCTGAGCAAAAAAGGTTTTACTGGGCCAAACCTTGATCAGTTCATTACCTTGAACATGCAGCTCAAATATAGAGCACGGTTTAAATACCATTTTAATTTGGTAGTTTCCATGTCAAGATAGTTGTAGTTGTATATTGAGAAGTTCTGCTTCTTGGCTGACAATATGATGCATATTTTTTCAGCTTTCTAGcatttttcataaattcatAGTAAAACAAATTGGATGTTAGTCTTTTCAATGACAGAAACACAAGTGAGGGATAGGGACAAAAGGGTTTGCAAGGATTGCCAACGCGTACAAGAGAGATCCGAACTACCTAGGATGATGGGGTTTTAGTTCTTTTTGTGCATGCCATGAATACGAATGAATAAATGAAACTAACTTCAAAATATAGGATTGAATGAAGGATAACTATTTAGAGAAATTTATCAGAATCCCTTCTGAGGACACTGGGGGTTGAAAATCTAGTGTAAGAAGAGATTGCTAGTAGGATAAGGGGTTTAGAGGGTAACATAAGTAGTTTTTGGTGAATCAAAGGGATGGTTTAACcctgaaagtaaaaaatatgtTGGCAGTAGAATTCTTTACATAAACTCTTCTGCAGTTTAAGCTCCTCTACAAAAGGAGCTTAAAGTGGAGCCAACTCTTAGAATAAGAATTTATATAAAGCTCAAAGAGAAGTTTTATTGTACCACTGTAGTCTATCTATTATAGTAAATGTTGGACTATAAGcgacaagaagaaaaaaaatgtgggaGTAACAAAAATGAGAATGATAAGATGGATGTGTGGCTACCCTAGAAAGGACAAGATACAAAGTGATTGCATATGAGGAGATATTGGTATGACATTTATTGAGAAATGTATTACACTATTGCTTAATTAGTTCTTTACCATatataaattgaatatttacaagTTGTTTCAGAATTGTTTCCACTTCCTTTAATAATTCTGTTTCTTCtgtaccaataaaaaaaactaattgccTACACACTACATAATTGCCACTACAATAATGCATGGCCAGGATGTTACTAgactatataatatttattcaagTCAGATATAATTTTACATCTGATTATGGCTCTCATCAGATATCCAAGCGTTTA
This region includes:
- the LOC114380882 gene encoding ecotropic viral integration site 5 protein homolog, whose amino-acid sequence is MEKKRLDDYEPGPVPSPRALDRFGFVKQDVNTSEGLFKNRAAYEYERYREERRVRKWRKMIGVGGSDWKHYLRRKPHVVKRRIRKGIPDCLRGLVWQLISGSRDLLLMNPGVYEQLVIYETSASELDIIRDISRTFPSHVFFQQRHGPGQRSLYNVLKAYSVFDRDVGYVQGMGFLAGLLLLYMSEEDAFWLLVALLKGAVHAPMEGLYLAGLPLVQQYLFQFECLVREHLLKLGEHFSNEMINPSMYASQWFITVFSYSFPFHLALRIWDVFLYEGVKIVFKVGLALLKYCHDDLIKLPFEKLIYALKNFPEDAMNPDTLLPLAYSIKISKRLEELKQEYEKKNGKIRRSRELSENPILPSVQGN